From one Dama dama isolate Ldn47 chromosome 4, ASM3311817v1, whole genome shotgun sequence genomic stretch:
- the ZNF180 gene encoding zinc finger protein 180 produces the protein MLRQLQIPVLCSARVPGATQLRISGPCLCLEESMEKQDEKPQGPLKVCVQDSLLPQEIIIKVEGEDAGSLAVPSQEGVNFKIVTVDFTQEEEGTLSSAQRTLDRDVILENHRDSWDLAPALGRRESRLKQSIFDDRLSPSVKIEKLTRDDPWLSSCEEFQDCKELLEKQQEKQERLLKEVTFTHRKAITHERHCKNDSPEEKAGLNSSLLSSQMMPIRNHFHKHASHVKKLHYNSMVNTHQMITNSEKLCEHNEFGNLPQSIHFFQFTRTQTEDKSYGFSDSIQPFNHGTPLNIHEKINAQGRSFDFQECGQVLNHSISHNEQQKNSIGESQYKCRKTSQSSSLAQNMRNHSEEKPFECNQCGKSFSWSSHLVAHQRTHTGEKPYECNECGKSFSRSSHLVSHQRTHTGEKPYRCNQCGKSFSQSYVLVVHQRTHTGEKPYECNQCGKSFRQSYKLIAHQRTHTGEKPYECNQCGKSFIQSYKLIAHQRIHTGEKPYECNQCGKSFSQSYKLVAHQRTHTGEKPFECNQCGKSFSWSSQLVAHQRTHTGEKPYECNECGKSFNRSSHLVMHQRTHTGEKPYECNQCGKSFSQSYVLVVHQRTHTGEKPYECSQCGKSFRQSSCLTQHQRTHTGEKPYECNQCGKTFSLSARLIVHQRTHTGEKPFTCNQCGKAFINSSKLIRHQATHTEEKPYGCN, from the exons GACTCTCTCCTTCCTCAGGAGATTATCATCAAGGTTGAGGGAGAAGATGCCGGGTCATTGGCCGTCCCATCCCAG GAGGGAGTGAACTTCAAAATAGTGACTGTGGACTTCACTCAGGAAGAAGAAGGCACTTTGAGCTCTGCTCAGAGGACCCTGGACAGAGATGTGATCCTGGAAAACCACAGGGACTCTTGGG ACTTGGCACCTGCACTTGGAAGAAGAGAATCGAGATTGAAGCAGAGCATTTTTGATGACAGACTATCCCCTAGCGTGAAGATAGAAAAGTTGACAAGAGATGATCCTTGGTTATCTTCATGTGAAGAATTTCAAGATTGTAAGGAGCTGTTggagaagcagcaggaaaaacAAGAGAGACTTTTGAAGGAAGTGACATTTACTCACAGGAAAGCCATTACTCATGAGAGACACTGCAAAAATGATAGCCCTGAGGAGAAGGCTGGTCTGAATTCCAGTCTTCTTTCATCACAGATGATGCCCATAAGAAACCATTTTCATAAACATGCTTCACATgttaaaaaattacattataaTTCTATGGTAAACACTCATCAGATGATTACTAATAGTGAGAAACTCTGTGAACATAATGAATTTGGAAACCTCCCTCAgagtattcatttttttcagtttacaagAACTCAAACAGAAGATAAATCCTATGGATTTAGTGACAGTATTCAACCTTTTAACCATGGTACACCCTTAAACatacatgagaaaataaatgcacAAGGAAGATCCTTTGATTTTCAGGAATGTGGGCAAGTTTTGAACCACAGCATATCCCATAACGAACAACAGAAAAACTCCATTGGTGAGAGTCAGTATAAATGTCGTAAGACCTCCCAGAGTTCATCCCTTGCTCAAAACATGAGAAATCATTCTGAAGAGAAGCCCTTTGAATGTAATCAGTGTGGGAAATCCTTCAGTTGGAGCTCTCATCTTGTTGCCCATCAGAGAACTCATACAGGGGAGAAACCTTATGAATGTAACGAATGTGGGAAATCATTCAGCCGCAGCTCTCACCTTGTTTCCCATCAAAGaactcatactggagagaaaccatatagaTGTAATCAGTGTGGTAAATCCTTTAGCCAGAGCTATGTCCTTGTTGTGCATCAGAGaactcatactggagagaagccttatgaGTGCAATCAGTGTGGAAAGTCATTCAGACAGAGCTACAAACTTATTGCACATCAAAGaactcatactggagagaagccctatGAATGTAATCAATGTGGGAAATCATTTATCCAGAGCTATAAACTTATTGCCCAtcaaagaattcatactggagaaaagCCCTATGAATGCAATCAATGTGGAAAGTCTTTTAGTCAAAGTTACAAACTTGTTGCCCACCAGAGAACTCACACAGGAGAAAAACCCTTTGAATGTAATCAGTGTGGAAAATCCTTCAGCTGGAGCTCTCAACTTGTTGCACACCAAAgaactcacactggagagaaaccctacgAATGTAATGAGTGTGGGAAATCTTTCAACCGCAGTTCTCACCTTGTTATGCATCAGAGaactcatactggagagaaaccctatgaatgtaatcAGTGTGGGAAGTCTTTCAGCCAGAGTTATGTCCTTGTTGTACATCAGAGAACtcacactggagaaaagccctatGAGTGCAGTCAGTGTGGAAAATCCTTCAGGCAGAGTTCATGCCTTACTCAACATCAGAGaactcatactggagagaaaccctatgaatgtaatcagtgtggaaaaacattcaGCTTGAGTGCTCGACTTATTGTACATCAAAGaactcatactggagagaaaccctttACATGTAATCAGTGTGGGAAAGCTTTCATTAATAGTTCTAAACTTATTAGACATCAGGCAACTCATACAGAAGAGAAACCCTATGGATGTAACTAG